In a single window of the Methylococcus sp. Mc7 genome:
- the arsC gene encoding arsenate reductase (glutaredoxin) (This arsenate reductase requires both glutathione and glutaredoxin to convert arsenate to arsenite, after which the efflux transporter formed by ArsA and ArsB can extrude the arsenite from the cell, providing resistance.) → MSVTIYHNPRCSKSRETLKLLQDRGIEPAIVEYLKTPPDAAKLRELVGLLGIPPRQLLRKGEAPYKELELANPELGDDALIEAMARYPVLIERPIVVANGKAALGRPPENVLAILD, encoded by the coding sequence ATGTCCGTGACCATCTACCACAACCCGCGCTGCAGCAAGTCGCGGGAAACCCTGAAACTGCTGCAGGACCGCGGCATCGAACCCGCCATCGTCGAATATCTGAAAACCCCGCCCGACGCGGCGAAGCTGCGCGAGCTGGTGGGTCTTTTGGGAATCCCGCCGCGCCAGTTGCTGCGCAAGGGCGAAGCCCCGTACAAGGAGCTGGAACTGGCGAATCCGGAACTCGGCGACGATGCACTGATCGAAGCCATGGCCCGCTATCCGGTGCTGATCGAGCGCCCGATCGTCGTGGCCAACGGCAAGGCGGCGCTGGGCCGGCCGCCGGAGAACGTGCTGGCCATCCTCGACTGA
- the ispD gene encoding 2-C-methyl-D-erythritol 4-phosphate cytidylyltransferase: MNADPKSGEADPKSGEAETRFWIVVPAAGVGKRMGTDIPKQYLEVAGKPVLQHTLERLLSVRRVAAVMVALGADDEFWPELPCSREPRVLTTVGGRERADSVLNALVALASRAADGDWVLVHDAARLCITREDVERLMEVLEDHPVGGILALPVTDTLKEVEHGAIQGSPDRSRIWRALTPQMFRYRALREALESAAKHGLTVTDEASALELLGQSPRVVEGRPDNIKITRPEDLPLAAFYLERQCFE; this comes from the coding sequence ATGAACGCTGACCCGAAGAGCGGCGAAGCCGACCCGAAGAGCGGCGAAGCCGAAACACGCTTCTGGATCGTGGTCCCCGCCGCCGGCGTGGGCAAACGGATGGGGACCGATATTCCCAAGCAATACCTGGAAGTGGCGGGTAAGCCGGTGCTGCAGCACACGCTCGAACGCCTGCTCTCGGTCCGCCGCGTCGCCGCGGTCATGGTCGCGCTGGGCGCGGACGACGAGTTCTGGCCGGAGCTGCCGTGCTCGCGCGAGCCGCGGGTGCTGACCACCGTAGGGGGCAGGGAACGCGCGGACTCCGTGCTGAACGCCCTGGTCGCCCTGGCCAGCCGCGCCGCGGACGGCGACTGGGTGCTGGTCCACGACGCCGCCCGGCTCTGCATCACCCGCGAGGACGTCGAGCGCCTGATGGAAGTTCTGGAAGACCACCCCGTGGGCGGCATCCTGGCGCTGCCGGTCACCGACACCCTCAAGGAAGTCGAACACGGCGCGATCCAGGGCTCCCCGGACCGCAGCCGCATCTGGCGCGCGCTCACGCCGCAGATGTTCCGCTACCGGGCGCTCAGGGAAGCGCTGGAATCGGCGGCCAAACACGGGCTGACGGTGACGGACGAGGCCAGCGCGCTGGAATTGCTCGGGCAATCCCCCAGGGTGGTCGAAGGACGGCCCGACAACATCAAGATCACCCGGCCGGAGGACCTCCCCCTGGCCGCCTTTTATCTGGAGCGACAATGTTTCGAATAG
- the ispF gene encoding 2-C-methyl-D-erythritol 2,4-cyclodiphosphate synthase: MFRIGQGYDAHRFKEGDHLVLCGVKIPFDRGFAAHSDGDVALHALCDALLGAAALGDIGRHFPDTDARYKGIDSRVLLREVRQKIAVEGYAIGNVDVTVVAQAPRLAAHIQAMRENVAQDLEIPVGCVNVKATTTEGMGFEGRGEGISAHAVALLAGR; this comes from the coding sequence ATGTTTCGAATAGGCCAAGGTTACGACGCCCACCGTTTCAAGGAGGGCGACCACCTCGTGCTGTGCGGCGTGAAGATTCCGTTCGACCGGGGATTCGCCGCCCATTCCGACGGCGACGTGGCGCTGCACGCGCTGTGCGACGCCCTGCTGGGCGCGGCCGCCCTCGGCGACATCGGCCGCCATTTCCCGGACACCGACGCCCGCTACAAGGGCATCGACAGCCGCGTGCTGCTGCGCGAGGTGCGGCAGAAAATCGCCGTAGAGGGCTACGCCATCGGCAACGTCGACGTGACCGTCGTGGCCCAGGCGCCGCGGCTGGCCGCCCACATTCAGGCGATGCGCGAAAACGTCGCCCAGGACCTGGAAATCCCCGTCGGCTGCGTCAACGTCAAGGCGACGACCACCGAAGGCATGGGTTTCGAAGGCCGCGGCGAAGGCATTTCGGCGCACGCGGTCGCCTTGCTCGCCGGCCGATGA
- the wrbA gene encoding NAD(P)H:quinone oxidoreductase translates to MTDSKRSSAEILILYYSRHGSTADMARMIARGVEEVPGAVAKLRTVPEVSSVAEATAPAVPSDGPPYATLDDLKHCDGLALGSPTHFGNMAAPLKHFLDNTSALWFSGALSGKPAGVFTSTASMHGGQEATLLTMLPPLLHHGMILVGIPSSEAALHKTRSGGTPYGPSRHTGDASPLSDDERALCRAFGARLARVAKALKDAGE, encoded by the coding sequence ATGACCGACTCGAAGCGCAGCAGCGCCGAAATCCTGATCCTCTATTACAGCCGCCACGGCTCCACCGCCGACATGGCGCGCATGATCGCCCGCGGCGTGGAAGAAGTGCCGGGCGCCGTCGCCAAGCTGCGCACCGTGCCGGAGGTCTCGTCCGTCGCCGAAGCGACGGCGCCGGCCGTTCCTTCCGACGGGCCTCCGTATGCCACGCTGGACGACCTCAAGCATTGCGATGGCCTGGCCCTGGGCAGCCCGACCCATTTCGGCAACATGGCCGCGCCGCTCAAGCATTTCCTGGACAACACCAGCGCCCTGTGGTTTTCCGGCGCGCTGTCGGGCAAACCGGCCGGGGTGTTCACCTCGACCGCTTCCATGCACGGCGGCCAGGAAGCGACCCTGCTGACCATGCTGCCGCCGCTCCTCCACCACGGCATGATCCTGGTCGGCATTCCCAGCAGCGAAGCCGCCCTCCACAAGACCCGCAGCGGCGGCACGCCCTACGGCCCCAGCCGCCACACCGGCGACGCCTCGCCGCTGAGCGACGACGAACGGGCCCTGTGCCGCGCCTTCGGCGCCCGCCTGGCACGGGTCGCCAAGGCGCTGAAAGACGCGGGCGAATAA
- a CDS encoding ketopantoate reductase family protein, with amino-acid sequence MNLLVIGTGAIGSFYGALLAKTGHSVSVVARSDYEAVKAKGIRIRSEILGDYTFRPAAVVRSAAELEAKPDCALLCIKVVEGADRVGLLRDAVGPGTSIVLISNGIDIEPEIAAAYPDNEVISGLAFIGVTRTAPGEIWHQAYGRLMLGNYPGGASERVKALATAFELAGIDGIATENITTARWQKCVWNAAFNPLSVLSGGLDTQDILSTQEGFVRAIMQEIRAVAAANGHPLPEDIVEKNVASTYKMPPYKTSMLVDFEAGQPMETEAILGNAVRAGRRRGIAIPHLESVYALMKLRELRTVKSR; translated from the coding sequence ATGAACCTACTCGTGATCGGCACCGGCGCCATCGGCAGCTTCTACGGCGCCCTGCTCGCCAAGACCGGCCACAGCGTGTCGGTGGTCGCCCGTTCCGACTACGAGGCCGTGAAGGCCAAGGGCATCCGCATCCGCAGCGAGATATTGGGGGACTACACCTTCCGGCCGGCCGCGGTCGTCCGCTCCGCCGCCGAGCTCGAAGCCAAGCCCGATTGCGCGCTGCTGTGCATCAAGGTGGTGGAAGGCGCCGATCGGGTCGGGCTGCTGCGCGATGCCGTCGGCCCCGGCACGAGCATCGTCCTGATTTCCAACGGCATCGACATCGAACCGGAAATCGCCGCCGCGTATCCCGACAACGAAGTCATCAGCGGCCTGGCCTTCATCGGCGTCACCCGTACCGCGCCCGGCGAAATCTGGCACCAGGCCTACGGGCGGCTGATGCTGGGCAACTACCCCGGCGGCGCCTCGGAACGGGTCAAGGCGCTGGCCACCGCTTTCGAACTGGCCGGCATCGACGGCATCGCCACCGAAAACATCACCACCGCGCGCTGGCAGAAATGCGTCTGGAACGCCGCCTTTAACCCGCTGTCGGTGCTCTCCGGCGGCCTCGACACCCAGGACATCCTGTCGACCCAGGAGGGTTTCGTCCGGGCGATCATGCAGGAAATCCGCGCAGTAGCCGCGGCCAACGGCCATCCCCTGCCGGAGGACATCGTCGAGAAGAACGTCGCCAGCACCTACAAAATGCCGCCGTACAAAACCAGCATGCTGGTCGACTTCGAAGCCGGCCAGCCGATGGAGACGGAAGCCATCCTCGGCAACGCGGTGCGCGCCGGACGGCGCAGGGGCATCGCGATTCCGCACCTGGAATCGGTCTATGCCTTGATGAAGCTCAGGGAACTACGAACCGTGAAAAGTCGTTAA
- the hda gene encoding DnaA regulatory inactivator Hda: MAQQIPLHFAVDPLQTFEAYCVGPNAEAADAARRCARGEGDALLYLWGETGLGKTHLVNAACREAFHSGRSAACLPLALVGEYGPAVLDGMENQNLVCLDDIERIAGRDDWERQLFGLFNASRDAGNTLLVTAASPPADLPVALPDLKTRLAWGLVLRLHPLADEHKLAALEQRAGMLGLELSPQVGRFLLSHCRRDMASLQALLEELDHATLAAKRRLTIPFIKSYLEDIA; the protein is encoded by the coding sequence ATGGCCCAGCAGATTCCGTTGCATTTCGCCGTCGATCCGCTGCAGACCTTCGAAGCGTACTGCGTGGGGCCGAACGCCGAAGCGGCGGACGCCGCGCGGCGCTGCGCCCGAGGCGAGGGCGATGCGCTGCTCTATCTCTGGGGCGAGACCGGCCTGGGCAAGACCCATCTCGTCAATGCCGCCTGCCGCGAGGCGTTCCACAGCGGACGCAGCGCCGCCTGCCTGCCGCTGGCGCTGGTCGGCGAGTACGGCCCGGCCGTGCTGGACGGGATGGAAAACCAGAACCTGGTCTGCCTGGACGACATCGAAAGGATCGCCGGGCGCGACGACTGGGAGCGGCAGTTATTCGGCCTGTTCAACGCCTCGCGCGACGCCGGGAACACCCTCCTGGTCACCGCCGCATCGCCGCCCGCGGATCTGCCCGTCGCCCTGCCCGACCTCAAGACCCGCCTGGCCTGGGGGCTCGTTCTCCGGCTCCATCCGCTGGCGGACGAACACAAGCTGGCGGCGCTGGAACAGCGGGCCGGCATGCTGGGGCTCGAACTGAGCCCCCAGGTCGGCCGGTTCCTGCTCTCGCACTGCCGCCGCGACATGGCCTCGCTGCAAGCGCTGCTGGAAGAGCTGGACCACGCCACTCTGGCCGCCAAGCGCAGGCTCACCATCCCTTTCATCAAGAGTTATCTGGAAGACATCGCATGA
- a CDS encoding membrane integrity-associated transporter subunit PqiC produces the protein MRSTFLAASVAALLLGGCGTSPDTRFYVLSAAQEPVRPAVEREIALGVGPVELPEYLDRPQIVTRTGQNELQLAEFDKWAESLKGSVTQVLAENLAAYLPSRKVVVYPWKRSAQVDYQLVVKVIRFEGAGGESVLNVRWSVSGGDGKTELLVRESRYAEPAVGTDYRATVAAMSRTLARFSRDVAEAVRGLSRV, from the coding sequence ATGCGATCCACTTTTCTGGCGGCAAGCGTGGCCGCGCTCCTCCTCGGCGGCTGCGGCACCAGCCCCGACACCCGCTTCTACGTGCTGTCCGCCGCGCAGGAGCCGGTCCGTCCGGCTGTGGAGCGGGAGATCGCCCTGGGCGTCGGGCCGGTCGAATTGCCGGAGTATCTGGACCGCCCGCAGATCGTGACGCGCACCGGCCAGAACGAGCTCCAGCTCGCCGAGTTCGACAAATGGGCGGAATCGCTCAAGGGCAGCGTGACCCAGGTGCTCGCGGAAAACCTCGCCGCCTACCTTCCGAGCCGGAAAGTGGTGGTCTATCCATGGAAGCGTTCCGCCCAGGTGGACTATCAGCTCGTGGTGAAGGTGATCCGCTTCGAAGGCGCCGGCGGCGAGAGTGTGCTGAACGTGCGCTGGTCGGTGTCCGGCGGCGACGGCAAGACCGAGCTGCTGGTCCGCGAATCCCGCTACGCCGAGCCCGCGGTGGGGACGGACTACCGCGCGACCGTGGCCGCCATGAGCCGGACGCTGGCCCGGTTCAGCCGGGACGTGGCCGAAGCGGTAAGGGGCCTGAGCCGAGTCTGA
- the eno gene encoding phosphopyruvate hydratase, with translation MSKIVDILAREILDSRGNPTIQAEVILDSGAEGSAMVPSGASTGAREAIELRDGDKSRYGGKGVLKAVENVRGPIKAALAGFDAADQAAIDRRMIELDGSDNKGVLGANAILAVSLAAARAAAADAKKPLYAYLNRSGEFLLPVPMMNIINGGAHADNSIDMQEFMILPVGAPSFREALRYGAEVFHALKKVLSERGLATGVGDEGGFAPNLPSNEAAIGIILEAVEKAGYRPGEDICLGLDVASSEFYADGIYTLASEGKQFTSEEFSDYLAAWVDKYPIVSIEDGMAENDWHGWGIHTDKLGRRIQLVGDDLFVTNPAILSQGIEARIANSILIKVNQIGTLTETLEAIRIAGEAGYTSVVSHRSGETEDSTIADIAVATCAGQIKTGSLSRSDRIAKYNRLLKIEEELGEAARYGGRGVVKNLA, from the coding sequence ATGAGCAAGATCGTCGACATCCTGGCCCGGGAGATTCTGGATTCCCGCGGCAACCCGACCATCCAGGCGGAAGTGATCCTGGATTCCGGCGCCGAAGGCAGCGCCATGGTGCCCTCCGGCGCCTCGACCGGCGCCCGCGAAGCCATCGAACTGCGCGACGGCGACAAGTCACGCTATGGCGGCAAAGGCGTGCTCAAAGCCGTCGAAAACGTACGCGGTCCGATCAAGGCCGCTCTGGCCGGCTTCGACGCAGCCGACCAGGCGGCGATCGACCGGCGCATGATCGAGCTGGACGGCAGCGACAACAAGGGCGTGCTCGGCGCCAACGCCATTCTGGCGGTGTCGCTGGCGGCCGCCCGCGCCGCCGCGGCCGATGCGAAAAAGCCGCTGTACGCCTACCTCAACCGCAGCGGCGAATTCCTGCTGCCGGTGCCGATGATGAACATCATCAACGGCGGCGCCCATGCCGACAACAGCATCGACATGCAGGAGTTCATGATCCTGCCGGTGGGCGCGCCGAGCTTCCGCGAGGCCCTGCGCTACGGCGCAGAGGTGTTCCACGCCCTGAAGAAAGTGCTGTCGGAGCGGGGACTCGCCACGGGCGTGGGCGACGAGGGAGGCTTCGCGCCGAACCTGCCGTCCAACGAGGCCGCCATCGGCATCATCCTGGAAGCCGTGGAAAAGGCCGGCTACCGGCCCGGCGAGGACATCTGCCTGGGGCTCGACGTCGCCAGCTCGGAATTCTATGCGGACGGCATCTACACCCTGGCTTCTGAAGGCAAGCAGTTCACCTCGGAAGAGTTCTCGGACTATCTGGCCGCCTGGGTCGACAAGTATCCCATCGTCAGCATCGAGGATGGCATGGCCGAGAACGACTGGCACGGCTGGGGCATCCATACCGACAAGCTGGGCCGGCGTATCCAACTGGTCGGCGACGACCTGTTCGTGACCAACCCGGCCATCCTTAGCCAAGGCATCGAGGCCAGGATCGCCAACTCGATCCTGATCAAGGTCAACCAGATCGGCACTTTGACCGAAACCCTGGAAGCCATCCGCATCGCCGGGGAAGCCGGCTACACCTCGGTCGTGTCCCACCGCTCGGGCGAAACCGAGGACTCCACCATCGCCGACATCGCCGTCGCCACCTGCGCCGGCCAGATCAAGACCGGCTCGCTCAGCCGCTCCGACCGCATCGCCAAATACAACCGGCTGCTCAAAATCGAGGAAGAGCTGGGCGAGGCGGCGCGCTACGGCGGCCGCGGCGTCGTCAAGAACCTTGCCTGA
- a CDS encoding transposase — MSRPLRIEFAGGLYHVTSRGDGREAIFLAEEDRPLFLDVLSEVVQNFNWAVHAYCLMDNHYHLLVETPDGNLSRGMRQLNGVYTQRFNRRHGCVGHVFQGRYKAIIVQKDSYLAYASGGYSLKEIGDHFGLHYSRVSRILKKQYEAKGKT, encoded by the coding sequence ATGTCCAGACCTTTACGAATCGAGTTTGCCGGTGGCCTGTACCACGTAACGTCCCGCGGCGACGGGCGCGAGGCGATTTTCCTGGCCGAGGAAGACAGGCCTTTATTTCTGGACGTGCTGTCCGAGGTGGTCCAGAACTTCAACTGGGCGGTGCATGCTTACTGTTTGATGGACAATCACTATCACCTCCTGGTCGAAACCCCGGATGGCAATCTCTCCAGAGGCATGCGGCAGTTGAACGGAGTCTACACACAACGCTTCAATCGTCGGCACGGCTGTGTCGGGCATGTTTTTCAGGGCCGTTACAAAGCGATCATCGTGCAGAAGGACTCGTACCTCGCCTACGCCAGCGGTGGGTACAGTTTGAAGGAAATCGGCGACCATTTCGGGCTGCACTACTCCCGGGTCAGTCGCATCCTGAAAAAACAATATGAGGCAAAAGGAAAGACCTGA
- a CDS encoding intermembrane transport protein PqiB, translated as MNESPKEGAGDAPEYDAWEAEVKSSRGLPLVWLIPLVALGIGIWLAYKTLSEEGPTITLLFKEAPGLEAGKSKIKFKDVEIGTVESIVLNEDLTGVIVTAKMEKHVATHLGENTAFWVVKPELGLGGVSGLDTLMAGNYIAVEFGGGKVVRRFVGLEHPPRIKADTPGRSFFLAADNAGPLKYGTPVYFRDIEVGQVVNVGLAEDNRSVQVEIFIDAPYHRLVHNSTRFWQVSGIDLSMSAQGVNLKVGSIMSLLQGGITFETPTLNDPKVQSSEPNTRFRLHKDFVSIAEGAYTLRQPYLLFFDDSVRGLNAGAPVELKGIRVGTVTELKLALDFGAHKIRIPVVIEIDPERLIPYGAEDVIKRAKEEFKAAIEAGRRPFMEKLVERGLRARLKTGNLLTGQLYVDLDFYPESPPKSLDYSGQHPELPTLPSVADELQRNVTEIVANLKKLPLDKIGQELLGTVRGSNRLMNSPELKEAVGSVNATLKDLRHLAQTADREMVTLTAAAEKSLSSTAKVLEQLEPGSAMAVDISNALEELAASARSIRALTDYLERHPEALLHGKGGSGGKP; from the coding sequence ATGAACGAATCCCCAAAGGAAGGCGCCGGCGACGCCCCGGAGTACGACGCCTGGGAGGCGGAGGTCAAGTCCTCCCGCGGTCTGCCGCTGGTCTGGCTGATTCCCCTGGTGGCGCTGGGCATCGGCATCTGGCTGGCCTACAAGACGCTGAGCGAGGAGGGGCCGACCATCACCCTGCTGTTCAAGGAGGCGCCGGGGCTCGAGGCGGGAAAAAGCAAGATCAAGTTCAAGGACGTGGAAATCGGCACGGTCGAGTCGATAGTGCTGAACGAGGACCTGACGGGAGTCATCGTCACCGCCAAGATGGAAAAGCACGTCGCCACCCATCTCGGCGAAAACACCGCCTTTTGGGTGGTGAAGCCGGAACTCGGCCTGGGCGGCGTCTCCGGCCTGGACACGCTGATGGCGGGGAACTACATCGCCGTCGAGTTCGGCGGCGGCAAGGTGGTCCGCAGGTTCGTCGGACTCGAACATCCGCCCCGGATCAAGGCGGACACCCCCGGCCGTTCGTTTTTCCTGGCCGCGGACAATGCGGGTCCCCTGAAATACGGCACGCCGGTCTATTTCCGCGACATCGAGGTCGGGCAGGTGGTGAACGTCGGCCTGGCCGAGGACAACCGGAGCGTCCAGGTCGAAATCTTCATCGACGCGCCCTATCACCGACTCGTTCACAACAGCACCCGCTTCTGGCAGGTCAGCGGGATCGATCTCTCCATGAGCGCCCAGGGCGTCAACCTCAAAGTCGGTTCGATCATGTCCCTGCTCCAGGGCGGCATCACCTTCGAAACGCCGACGCTCAACGATCCCAAGGTGCAGTCCAGCGAGCCCAATACCCGATTCAGGCTGCACAAGGATTTCGTCAGCATCGCGGAAGGGGCCTACACGCTGCGCCAGCCCTACCTGCTGTTCTTCGACGACTCCGTCCGAGGGCTGAACGCGGGGGCGCCGGTCGAACTCAAGGGCATCCGGGTCGGCACGGTGACCGAGCTGAAGCTCGCGCTCGATTTCGGCGCGCACAAGATCCGGATTCCCGTGGTCATCGAAATCGACCCGGAACGGCTGATCCCCTACGGCGCGGAGGATGTCATCAAACGCGCAAAGGAAGAATTCAAGGCGGCGATAGAGGCCGGCCGCCGTCCCTTCATGGAAAAACTGGTGGAGCGCGGCCTTCGTGCCCGGCTCAAGACAGGAAACCTCTTGACCGGACAGCTTTACGTCGACCTCGATTTCTACCCGGAGAGCCCGCCGAAAAGCCTGGATTACAGCGGCCAGCACCCCGAGTTGCCGACCCTGCCCTCGGTGGCGGACGAGCTGCAACGGAACGTCACGGAGATCGTGGCGAACTTGAAAAAGCTGCCTCTGGACAAGATCGGCCAGGAACTGCTCGGCACCGTGCGGGGCAGCAATCGCCTCATGAATTCGCCGGAGCTCAAGGAGGCCGTCGGTTCCGTGAACGCCACCCTGAAGGACCTGCGCCATCTGGCCCAGACCGCGGACCGGGAAATGGTGACCTTGACCGCGGCCGCGGAAAAGAGCCTGAGTTCCACGGCCAAGGTGCTGGAACAGCTCGAACCGGGATCGGCGATGGCGGTGGACATCAGCAACGCGCTGGAGGAGCTTGCCGCCTCCGCCCGTTCCATCCGCGCCCTGACCGACTATCTCGAACGCCATCCGGAAGCCCTGCTGCACGGCAAGGGCGGATCGGGAGGCAAGCCATGA
- the ftsB gene encoding cell division protein FtsB, with product MNKLTAFLLVLIALLQYRLWFGDGNLREMRRLQERIVELTEEGEKRRQRNAALEAEIVDLKEGTDAIEEHARRELGMIKEGETLVQIVDAAHPTPSPEPTPPPRKRRKPVTPAPAATEAPEHER from the coding sequence GTGAACAAACTGACCGCGTTCCTGCTGGTGCTGATCGCCCTGCTCCAGTACCGGCTGTGGTTCGGCGACGGCAACCTGCGGGAAATGCGCCGGCTGCAGGAACGCATCGTGGAACTCACCGAGGAGGGCGAGAAGCGGCGGCAGCGCAATGCGGCCCTGGAGGCCGAGATAGTGGACCTCAAGGAAGGCACCGATGCCATCGAGGAACATGCGCGCCGGGAACTGGGCATGATCAAGGAGGGCGAAACCCTCGTGCAGATCGTCGACGCGGCGCATCCCACGCCCAGCCCCGAACCGACGCCGCCGCCCCGCAAACGGCGAAAACCCGTAACCCCGGCTCCGGCCGCTACCGAAGCCCCGGAACATGAACGCTGA
- a CDS encoding paraquat-inducible protein A, whose translation MTKHATTAAEAGYLLCHCCHLLGRPEPGSVRPRCPRCGAVLHRRKPDSLARTWALTLTAYILYIPANLLPIMTVTMSGRGEPDTILSGVKELIVGGMWPLALLVFFASITVPVLKLLVLTFLLLSVQFGSRWRPWERTVLYRLTESVGRWSMIDIFVITILVAVVELGALATIEAGPGAVAFGGVVVVTMFAAMSFDPRLIWDRMAPKDGEVSSHSRPEGAYRMQR comes from the coding sequence GTGACTAAGCACGCGACGACCGCCGCCGAGGCCGGCTATCTGCTCTGCCACTGCTGCCATCTGCTCGGCCGGCCGGAGCCCGGATCGGTCCGTCCCCGCTGCCCGCGCTGCGGCGCGGTCCTGCACCGGCGCAAGCCCGACAGCCTGGCGCGGACCTGGGCGCTGACGCTGACGGCTTACATCCTTTACATTCCCGCCAATCTACTGCCGATCATGACCGTGACGATGTCCGGCCGGGGCGAGCCCGACACCATCCTCAGTGGCGTCAAGGAGCTGATCGTGGGCGGCATGTGGCCGCTGGCCCTCCTGGTGTTCTTCGCCAGCATCACCGTGCCGGTGCTCAAGCTCTTGGTGTTGACCTTCCTGCTGCTGTCGGTCCAGTTCGGTTCGCGCTGGCGGCCGTGGGAGCGCACCGTGCTTTACCGGCTCACCGAATCGGTCGGGCGCTGGTCGATGATCGACATTTTCGTGATCACCATCCTGGTGGCGGTGGTCGAACTCGGCGCCCTGGCGACCATCGAGGCCGGCCCCGGCGCCGTGGCGTTCGGCGGCGTGGTCGTGGTGACGATGTTCGCGGCGATGAGTTTCGATCCCCGCCTGATCTGGGATCGCATGGCGCCGAAAGACGGCGAGGTTTCTTCCCACTCCCGCCCCGAGGGGGCTTACAGGATGCAGCGATGA
- the truD gene encoding tRNA pseudouridine(13) synthase TruD, with product MVQRGAARGKPDPDWSALENDGIAVLRHTRHDRKLKRGALEGNRFRIVVRELEGACGGLEARCAAIRAAGVPNYFGPQRFGHGGRNLQEASRLFADPRRRFDRNKRSLYLSAARSYLFNRILAHRVGNGSWNRAVEGDAFMFTGSNSFFKADELDEDIRRRIEALAIHPSGTLWGTGDPAISGAALEMERAALAQCAEFREGLERCGLELARRALRLPVPDLEFARVDDSACELAFSLPAGAYATTVLRELVEFDPQGLPDA from the coding sequence GTGGTTCAGCGTGGGGCTGCCCGGGGCAAGCCCGACCCCGACTGGAGCGCTCTGGAGAACGACGGCATCGCCGTCCTGCGCCACACCCGGCACGACCGCAAGCTCAAGCGCGGCGCCCTGGAAGGCAACCGCTTCCGCATCGTCGTGCGGGAACTCGAAGGCGCGTGCGGCGGCCTGGAAGCCCGCTGCGCCGCGATCCGCGCGGCCGGCGTGCCGAACTATTTCGGCCCGCAGCGCTTCGGCCACGGCGGCCGCAATCTGCAGGAGGCGTCGAGGCTGTTCGCCGATCCGCGCCGCCGCTTCGACCGCAACAAGCGCTCGCTGTACCTGTCGGCGGCGCGCTCCTATCTGTTCAACCGCATTCTCGCCCATCGGGTCGGGAACGGTAGCTGGAACCGGGCGGTGGAGGGCGACGCCTTCATGTTCACCGGCTCCAACAGCTTCTTCAAGGCCGATGAGCTGGATGAAGACATCCGGCGGCGCATCGAAGCGCTGGCGATCCATCCCAGCGGAACGCTGTGGGGAACGGGCGATCCGGCCATTTCCGGCGCGGCCCTCGAAATGGAGCGGGCGGCCCTGGCACAATGCGCGGAATTCCGTGAAGGACTGGAACGCTGCGGGCTCGAACTCGCCCGGCGGGCCCTGCGGCTGCCGGTGCCGGACCTCGAATTCGCGCGGGTCGACGATTCGGCTTGCGAACTGGCGTTCTCCCTCCCCGCCGGCGCCTATGCCACCACGGTGTTGCGGGAGCTCGTCGAATTCGACCCGCAAGGCCTGCCGGACGCCTGA